Sequence from the Nitrososphaera sp. genome:
TTTGAGCTCTTTGCGGCAGCCGGGGCCGCTTCCAAAGAGGCGGCTGAGCAGGCAGGCAGGATGGCGGCAGAATCGCTGCAGGCCTTTAGAAACGCCATGGACGACGACCTCAACACCGCGCTGGCGACGACAGAGTTTATGAAATTCGTCACAAGGATAAACCAGATGGCAGCGTCTGACAAACTAACCCGCGACATCGCAGACGCAGTTCTGCCCGCTTACAGTTCGATGATGGATGTGTTTGGCCTGCGTCTGGTGATGCCCGAAAAAACCGAGGTCGAGGATATCGAAAGGCAAATTGCGGACCGCAACAGGCTTCGCTCAGAGCGCAAGTTCAAAGAAGCCGACGATATCCGGAACGCGCTGCTCGCCCGCTCGATAGAGCTTATGGATCATCGCGGCAGGACCGTATGGAAAAAAGTGGAGCACCCGGAATAACTTGAATTTAACCACATGGTTCACGTTGTATAACACCACTGCTAATGATTCACTTTCCCGAGCCAGCTAGGGAGGCAACCCTTGAAAATACTGGATGGCAAGAGGACAGGTTCAATCACTGTCTTTGAGGACACCCTTATGATAGGCGAGGTGTTCGGGGACCTTATCTTAAACCACGGCCATCTGGAACTAAAGGGAAAGGTCCTTGGCAACGTCCATGTGAGAAAAGGAAGCTGCAGGGTCCTCGGCATAATCCGCGGCAACCTTGAAAACGAGTCCGGCGACGTTGAAATCTTTGGAACAGTCCACGGCAAGGTCATTACAAAGAGCGGCTATACCTATGTGAACCCGGGAAGCAAGGTCGGCTCAATTGAGAGCAGCTCGGTTAATACGCGCCTTATCAGCTCATAGTCTGCCAGGCTGGCTTTCCTGCCTTATCTTTTCCAGGTCTTTCTGAAGCGTTTCTATGGTCTTTGGTATTTCTTTTTCTGCGCACTGAAGGCACACCTGCTGGAGAGAGAGCGGGTAAGTAAAGTACCTCTCGTTTAGTGCAATGTCCTTCTTGCAGGACACGCAACGCTTGAGCTTGTAGGGGTCTGTATTTTTGATTATCAAGTGACCTCTATTTCCTCTCCCTGCTCCGGCGCCTTGGCCTCGTACCCGTACTTTTCCTTTATCTCCTCTGCAAACCTTGTGCAGGAAGGCCCGTCGCCGTGGACAGTGAGGACCTGGGGGTTGCCCTTTACCCTGTCCAGGATTTCAAAAAGCTCCGAACGGCTGTTGTGCCCCGAGAACTCGAAGCGCTTTACGTCGGCATAGCACTTGGTCGGCCTGCCGTCAAAGACTGCAACGCGCTTGTCAAGCAGCTGCCTGCCGGGCGTGCCTTCGCCCTGATACGACACGAGGGCGATGCCGTTCTTGTCGCTGGTGGCAATCTGCTGGGTGTAAAATACTGCCGATCCCCCGACCAGCATGCCTGCCGGCGAGATTATCACGCAGGGTTCTTTGACGACTTTTTTGCGCCTGCTCCAGCCGCTTATCCATTCGGCCTCGCCGACCGCGCGCTTGAACATCTCTGCGTCCCGGAGGAACTTTGGGTGGCGGCCCATGATTTCGTTTGCCTTGAGCGCCATGCCGTCCATGACTACCTTGTGCTTGAAATCATAGGCCTCAAGCACGCAGGCGATTTCCTGGGCCCGCTCTACTGAAAATGAAGGGACAAAGAGCGTCCCGCCCCGCTCGATTACCTCGTATGCGAACTCGACAAGCGCCTTTTCAGCCTGCTCGCGCGGCTGCTGCTCGTTTTGCGAATAGGTGCTCTCTATGATCATGAGGTCTATCTCGCCAAAGTCAAGGTCCGCCGGCCTCAGAAGCTTTGAGCCGCGGGTGTTGATGTCGCCGGTGTAAAAGATCTTTTTGCCCTCATGCTCTACTATGACGGTGCTTCCGCCGACCACGTGGCCGGATTCATGGAGCGTGACCTTGACGTCGTTGTTTACCATGTACGGCTGGCGGTATTCGAGGTTCTTTGAATTCTTGAGCATGGTCATGACGTCGACGTACTCAAACGGCAGGTAAAAGCCAGAAATCTTGATCATGTCCTCCAGAAGAAGCTCGCTGAGCTCAAAAGTGGGAAGCGTGCCGATAGCGGGAATCTCCGTAGAGCCGGACAGATAGAGAGACGGAACAAAGCCGGAATGGTCGAGGTGTGCGTGGGTTATGACCACTGCGTCCACTTCCTTTGGCTTGACGTGCATCGGAAAAATCGGCTCCCGCTTTAGCAGGACGCCATAGTCCATGAGTATGTTTGTGCTGTTGCAGTTTACTAAAAACGCCGAGCGGCCTACTTCCTTGGCGGCCCCTAGAACCTTGACTTTCAATTGTTAGACAACCAAAAAATCTCTTGAGGCGCTTTAAATCTTGCCTTTTTCGCCCGTCACCCGAAAAATATCTTCCATAATTCCTCTCCGCCTTTCAGGCGCTCGCCGTATGAAAAGCCGCATTCATCTAGAACCTCCTCAAATTCGTAGCCTCCGTTGGGACCTGCGGCCTCTATCCGGAGCTGCTCCTGAAGCGCAGAGACTATCTTTTGCCTGAGGGGCGGACGAGAGTAGACATACCACAGGTTGTGGGCACCGCGCTGGGAGTGCAGCTGCGCTCTTTTAGACTTGTCCTCCGCAAGCTCGCGCGTATAGTATGAATTCATGAGCTCCGTGTTTACGTCTTCCCAGCTGGGCGTCCGCCACCATGCGACCCGCTCAAAGCCGTGCCCGTCAAACTCTGCCGCCAGGCTGATGCCCTGGTCAAGCGTGGTGATAATAACATCGGTTATCTTTGAAACGGCGTCTCTATAGTCCTGCCCCGGCTCCATCCAGCCTACGAACACAGCATCGTATTTCCTTCCATCACTCGCAAGCCATCTCGCGTCGCCTGTGTCTATGTACTCTGGTTTTGCAGCGCCTAGACCGTAGAATATCGAGCTGTCTATCTCAAGCCCCCTGGCACGGGGAAGATATTCCCTGACCTTTCCGAGAAAGTCGCCATAGCCGCAGCCGACATCCAGGTAGCTCGGGTCGTTGGACACTGCCTTTGCGATTGCGGCCACCCGAAGCACATCGGCCCTTCTGTATGCAAAATACGTGCCGCAAAAGAATGGAAAGCTGAACCTTTCGTGATGGGCTGACACGGCTTTCTCCCGGTAGCGCTCCAGAGACTCTCTGGCGCTTAGCAAGTCCTGCAGTACAAACGGCATCTCAATACTCGAACCTTGCCTGCCAGAGCTTTCTATCCCGCGTGAGGCCTGCAAGCTCTTCCATGTAGCCGAACCCGCATTCGTCCAGTATCCTTTCAAAGTCATACGGCTCCAGCCGTTGAATTTCATCCTGCTCATTTTGGACATGCCTGTGCAA
This genomic interval carries:
- a CDS encoding MBL fold metallo-hydrolase RNA specificity domain-containing protein, whose amino-acid sequence is MKVKVLGAAKEVGRSAFLVNCNSTNILMDYGVLLKREPIFPMHVKPKEVDAVVITHAHLDHSGFVPSLYLSGSTEIPAIGTLPTFELSELLLEDMIKISGFYLPFEYVDVMTMLKNSKNLEYRQPYMVNNDVKVTLHESGHVVGGSTVIVEHEGKKIFYTGDINTRGSKLLRPADLDFGEIDLMIIESTYSQNEQQPREQAEKALVEFAYEVIERGGTLFVPSFSVERAQEIACVLEAYDFKHKVVMDGMALKANEIMGRHPKFLRDAEMFKRAVGEAEWISGWSRRKKVVKEPCVIISPAGMLVGGSAVFYTQQIATSDKNGIALVSYQGEGTPGRQLLDKRVAVFDGRPTKCYADVKRFEFSGHNSRSELFEILDRVKGNPQVLTVHGDGPSCTRFAEEIKEKYGYEAKAPEQGEEIEVT